The following are encoded together in the Adhaeribacter arboris genome:
- a CDS encoding DinB family protein, whose product MISELLAIYERDINRLKTEIESFREEENLWKLAGQVKNTAGNLGLHLVGNLKTYIGKNLGDFDYVRNREAEFNLKNVPKVHLLQQIDETKQVVRAALQKLEKSQLEEIYPEETLGYPMTTGFFLIHLAAHLSYHLGQINYLRRIVE is encoded by the coding sequence ATGATTTCGGAATTACTAGCTATTTACGAACGGGATATTAATCGCCTAAAAACTGAAATAGAATCATTTCGGGAGGAAGAAAACCTCTGGAAACTAGCGGGTCAGGTGAAAAATACGGCCGGTAATTTAGGCTTACACCTGGTAGGAAACCTGAAAACGTACATCGGTAAAAACCTGGGCGACTTTGACTACGTCCGCAACCGCGAAGCTGAGTTTAATTTGAAAAATGTACCAAAAGTACATTTACTGCAACAAATCGACGAAACGAAACAGGTTGTTAGGGCGGCTTTGCAGAAATTAGAGAAATCGCAGCTCGAAGAAATTTACCCGGAAGAAACCTTAGGTTATCCCATGACTACTGGTTTTTTTCTGATCCATTTAGCCGCCCATCTTTCCTATCATCTAGGCCAGATAAACTACCTCCGCCGAATAGTAGAATAA